In Erigeron canadensis isolate Cc75 chromosome 7, C_canadensis_v1, whole genome shotgun sequence, one DNA window encodes the following:
- the LOC122608768 gene encoding CRAL-TRIO domain-containing protein YKL091C-like, protein MEGKEVMTKDNGETKGISSSAVQNNYGSSEEEHEKILQMRDLVEKQDPTSKEYDDLTIRRFLRARDLNIDKACAMFLKYLKWRRTFVPNGSISVSEIPNNIAQNKMFMQGTDKSGRLIAVVLSGKHYPNKAGGLEEFKRYVVFALERILSRMPAGQEKFMVIADIQGWGYSNSDYRGYCAVVSILQDYYPERLGKMFVVHVPSIFMAAWKMVYPFIDEKTKKKIFFVDNKHLKSTLLKDIDESQLPEIYGGKLKLVPIQDS, encoded by the exons ATGGAGGGCAAGGAAGTGATGACTAAAGATAATGGTGAAACAAAAGGAATTAGTAGTAGTGCTGTGCAGAATAATTATGGAAGTAGTGAAGAGGAACACGAAAAGATTTTGCAAATGAGGGATTTGGTCGAAAAACAAGATCCTACCTCCAAG GAATATGACGATTTGACAATTAGAAGGTTTCTTCGTGCACGTGATCTGAACATAGACAAAGCCTGTGCTATGTTTCTGAAGTACCTGAAATGGAGACGAACATTTGTTCCAAACGGTTCCATCTCTGTATCAGAAATCCCAAATAACATAGCTCAAAACAAGATGTTCATGCAAGGTACGGATAAAAGTGGACGCCTGATAGCTGTCGTGTTGAGTGGCAAGCATTACCCCAACAAAGCAGGAGGTCTGGAAGAGTTCAAAC GTTATGTGGTCTTTGCACTTGAAAGAATATTATCAAG GATGCCTGCTGGCCAGGAAAAGTTTATGGTCATTGCAGATATTCAAGGATGGGGATATTCAAACAGTGATTACCGTGGATATTGTGCCGTAGTCTCTATATTGCAG GATTATTATCCAGAACGATTAGGAAAAATGTTTGTCGTGCATGTTCCTTCTATATTTATGGCGGCGTGGAAGATGGTTTATCCTTTCATTgatgaaaaaacaaagaaaaag ATTTTTTTTGTTGACAATAAGCATCTGAAATCTACTCTTCTGAAAGACATAGACGAGAGCCAACTTCCAGAAATTTACGGCGGCAAACTGAAACTGGTTCCCATCCAAGATAGCTAG